A region from the Terriglobia bacterium genome encodes:
- the lepA gene encoding translation elongation factor 4, with protein MDTKFIRNFSIIAHIDHGKTTLSDRLLELTGALSQREMGEQVLDAMDLERERGITIKAHAVRLTYHALDDQEYIFNLIDTPGHVDFSYEVSRSLAACEGAILVVDASQGVEAQTLANCYLAVNNNLHIIPVINKIDLPSAQPAVIKEQIEHLIGIDSSNAILASAKQGIGTGEILEAIVREIPSPAGDFDAPLKALIFDSWFDSYRGVVILTRVIDGEMRRGKQIRSMATGQVYTIEDLGAMTPKAISLDSLGAGEVGFFIANIKRVADTKIGDTFTDAVHPTATPFPGFQEIKPMVFAGLYPVEAEQYEPLRDALEKLRLNDSSFFYEPENSLALGFGYRCGFLGLLHMDIVQERLEREFNLNLLTTAPSVRYRVTRTDGSVIEVDNPTKLPPPNEIDRIEEPMIEATLLSHHEYVGNILKLAEEKRGIQKKFEYVSPTRVMLVYDLPLNEIVLDFNDRLKSASRGYASFDYHFSGYRESDLVKLDLLVNDEPVDALSLIVHRDQAFPRGRALTEKMKELIPRQLFPIPIQAAVGSRVISRETVRAMGKNVIAKCYGGDITRKRKLLEKQKEGKKRMKRVGKVDIPQEAFLAILKVQ; from the coding sequence ATGGACACAAAATTCATCCGAAATTTTTCAATAATAGCTCACATCGATCACGGCAAGACCACGTTGAGTGACCGGCTGCTTGAGTTGACGGGGGCATTGAGTCAGCGGGAGATGGGGGAGCAGGTGCTGGATGCCATGGATCTTGAGCGCGAGCGGGGCATTACGATTAAGGCGCACGCGGTGCGGCTGACCTACCACGCGCTCGACGATCAGGAGTACATTTTCAATCTCATTGACACGCCCGGGCACGTCGACTTTTCCTACGAAGTCTCGCGGTCACTGGCGGCCTGTGAGGGGGCCATCCTGGTGGTCGATGCCTCCCAGGGGGTGGAAGCACAAACCCTGGCCAACTGCTATCTCGCCGTCAACAATAATCTCCATATCATCCCAGTCATCAACAAGATCGATTTGCCCTCGGCCCAGCCGGCGGTCATCAAAGAGCAGATCGAACACCTGATCGGCATTGATTCCTCCAATGCCATTCTGGCCAGCGCGAAGCAGGGGATCGGCACCGGGGAAATTCTCGAAGCCATTGTCCGGGAAATCCCCTCTCCGGCCGGGGACTTCGACGCTCCCCTCAAAGCGCTCATCTTTGATTCCTGGTTTGACTCCTATCGCGGCGTCGTGATCCTGACGCGCGTCATCGATGGGGAAATGCGCCGCGGGAAGCAAATACGGTCGATGGCTACGGGCCAGGTGTATACCATCGAGGATCTGGGTGCCATGACACCCAAAGCGATCTCGCTGGATTCACTGGGGGCGGGCGAAGTGGGGTTTTTCATTGCGAACATTAAGCGCGTCGCGGATACCAAGATCGGGGACACCTTCACGGATGCCGTTCATCCAACCGCGACCCCCTTTCCCGGCTTTCAGGAAATTAAGCCGATGGTGTTCGCCGGCCTCTATCCGGTGGAGGCGGAACAGTATGAGCCTCTGCGGGATGCTCTGGAGAAACTCCGGCTCAATGATTCCTCGTTCTTTTATGAGCCTGAGAACTCGCTGGCGCTGGGCTTCGGTTATCGATGCGGGTTCCTCGGACTGCTCCACATGGACATTGTGCAGGAACGGCTGGAGCGGGAATTCAATCTCAACCTGCTGACGACCGCGCCCAGCGTGCGATACCGGGTGACTCGGACCGATGGCAGCGTCATCGAGGTCGACAATCCCACCAAGCTTCCCCCCCCGAATGAAATCGATCGAATTGAAGAGCCCATGATCGAGGCCACCCTGTTGAGTCACCATGAGTACGTCGGGAATATCCTGAAACTGGCGGAGGAAAAGCGGGGGATCCAGAAAAAATTCGAATATGTTTCCCCGACCCGGGTGATGCTGGTGTATGACCTGCCGCTGAATGAAATCGTCCTGGATTTTAATGATCGACTGAAATCCGCCTCCCGCGGATATGCGTCCTTCGACTACCATTTCAGCGGCTATCGGGAATCCGACCTGGTCAAACTCGACCTCCTGGTCAATGACGAGCCGGTGGATGCGCTGTCCCTGATCGTCCACCGTGATCAGGCCTTTCCCCGCGGTCGCGCCCTCACCGAAAAGATGAAGGAATTGATTCCCCGCCAACTCTTCCCCATTCCCATCCAAGCCGCAGTGGGAAGCCGGGTCATTTCGCGAGAAACTGTCCGGGCGATGGGCAAAAACGTCATCGCCAAATGCTACGGAGGTGATATCACCCGCAAGCGGAAGCTCTTGGAGAAACAAAAGGAAGGGAAGAAGCGCATGAAGCGGGTGGGCAAGGTCGATATCCCCCAGGAGGCGTTCCTCGCGATCCTGAAGGTGCAGTGA
- a CDS encoding GxxExxY protein, whose protein sequence is MIGAALDVHRALGPGLLESAYEECLCYELNLRQIPFERQRPLPLQYKGKRLDCGYRLDIVVLDAVVVEIKAVESILPIHEAQLLSYLKIGGWKIGLLLNFNVPVLKDPIRRRVMGLLE, encoded by the coding sequence ATCATTGGTGCAGCACTCGACGTACACCGTGCCCTGGGGCCAGGCCTGTTGGAGTCAGCCTATGAAGAATGTCTCTGTTATGAACTGAATCTTCGGCAGATTCCGTTCGAGCGTCAGCGACCCTTGCCCCTGCAATACAAGGGAAAGCGATTGGATTGTGGTTATCGTTTGGATATTGTGGTTTTGGATGCCGTTGTTGTCGAGATCAAAGCAGTCGAATCCATTCTCCCGATTCACGAGGCTCAGCTGCTGAGTTATTTGAAAATAGGGGGATGGAAAATCGGCCTTCTTCTGAACTTCAATGTTCCGGTCTTGAAGGACCCCATTCGACGGCGGGTTATGGGTCTGTTGGAATAG
- a CDS encoding efflux RND transporter permease subunit has product MTLAEVCVKRPVFAVMLISFLVVLGIFSFRELGVDLFPKADPATVYINVRLPGATPEEVTTQVILPLEEAVSTISGLDELNSSASEGSARVVCKFVLEREIEGAAQDVREKVAGAVRNLPPNILPPVIQKADPDSDPVISLVVAGDKSVRETTEIADKQIKRVLETVDGVGEVSLTGARIRQIRILLDAEKLNAHGITINQVQDAIQNENVEIPGGRITRGDNELGVRTLGRIDAVSQFSDIIVTNVRGTPIRVTDVGRVEDSYAEPRSWNLLEGKQAVTLDVRRQSGTNTVEIIDTVKKKLGQIQRMLPPGIAIRIIRDQSVFIKASVASLEEHLLFGSLLASLVVLLFIRNIRSVIIAAIAIPTSIVATFTLLKAMDFTLNNMTLLALTLAVGIVIDDAIVVLENIVRYLEEKQYPAKQAAIEATREITLAVMATTLSLVIIFLPIAFMSGYARRYVNQFGWTMAFSIMVSMLVSFTLTPMLSSKLLKRVSEKRGASEKDLIATPEAHGHTSKDSVFFSWIDRHYGRLLEWSLSHRGIVVAVLLATFALTFPLNAVVGRDWIPPDDQSELTLLMDLPVGTSIDGTSKVANEVANQIAKLPGVEFVNPFIHEGNSSHAHVYVRLVDLSRRKFTNQEIAAEVRKLTKDYPDMRSRVMIPSALGGGETYFPLRAPILGPDFKRVTEIAKEVALRLRAIPGLLDVDPGMSINSPELQVKIDRQRASDLGVRANDVAGALRLMIAGEDQISTYKEGDEQYDVTMQLMPEQQKNPDILARLMIPSSKVGQVRLDNVAAIQRGLGPARIERYNRQFQVSVNGSNAPDFPLDAAARAVGEEIRKVGLPAGYSYRFTGAVKILDETTKNLIIAFLLASIFMYMVLAAQFESFLHPFTIMLSLPLSIPFALLSLFLTGRTLNLWSALGVLLLLGIVKKNGILQVDYTNKLRAQGLPLRDAIVQANHVRLRPILMTTLSIVAGLIPTAIGIGAGSAQRSAIAVTIIGGQTLCLLPTLLVTPVAYSLFAELEGRKLFVGAGAVISRLKLSATRFFTFFVN; this is encoded by the coding sequence ATGACCCTTGCTGAAGTATGTGTGAAGCGGCCGGTCTTTGCGGTCATGTTGATCAGCTTCCTGGTCGTGCTGGGGATTTTTTCGTTCCGGGAGCTTGGCGTCGATCTCTTTCCGAAAGCTGACCCGGCCACCGTTTACATCAATGTCCGATTGCCGGGCGCCACACCGGAAGAGGTGACGACCCAGGTGATCCTTCCGCTTGAGGAGGCTGTCAGCACCATCAGTGGCCTCGATGAGCTGAACTCCTCGGCGTCCGAGGGGAGCGCGCGCGTCGTCTGCAAGTTCGTACTCGAACGGGAGATTGAAGGGGCGGCCCAGGACGTCCGCGAAAAAGTGGCGGGCGCGGTCCGCAATCTGCCCCCCAACATCCTCCCGCCGGTGATCCAGAAAGCGGACCCGGATTCCGATCCGGTCATCTCGCTGGTGGTGGCGGGTGACAAGAGCGTGCGTGAAACCACCGAGATCGCCGACAAACAGATCAAGCGGGTTCTCGAGACGGTCGACGGGGTCGGCGAAGTCAGCCTCACCGGCGCCCGCATCCGGCAGATCCGGATCCTGCTCGATGCCGAGAAATTGAATGCCCACGGCATTACCATCAACCAGGTCCAGGACGCCATTCAAAACGAGAATGTGGAAATCCCGGGCGGCCGCATCACGCGGGGCGACAATGAACTGGGGGTGCGAACGCTCGGGCGGATCGACGCCGTCAGCCAGTTCAGCGACATCATCGTCACCAACGTCAGGGGCACTCCGATCCGGGTCACCGACGTGGGCCGCGTCGAAGACAGCTATGCGGAGCCGCGTTCATGGAACCTGCTGGAGGGCAAGCAAGCCGTCACCCTGGATGTGCGACGCCAATCCGGCACCAATACCGTCGAAATCATCGATACGGTAAAGAAGAAGCTTGGGCAGATTCAACGGATGCTGCCCCCCGGCATCGCCATCCGGATCATCCGTGATCAATCCGTATTCATCAAGGCCTCCGTCGCCTCGTTGGAAGAGCATCTGTTGTTTGGAAGTCTTCTGGCGAGCCTGGTCGTTCTGCTCTTCATCCGAAACATCCGCTCCGTCATTATTGCTGCCATTGCGATCCCCACGTCCATTGTGGCCACTTTCACCCTCCTCAAGGCGATGGACTTCACCTTGAACAACATGACGCTGCTGGCCCTGACGCTGGCGGTGGGAATCGTGATCGATGATGCCATTGTCGTGCTCGAAAACATCGTCCGCTATCTTGAGGAGAAGCAATATCCCGCCAAGCAGGCCGCCATCGAGGCGACCCGGGAAATCACCTTGGCCGTCATGGCTACGACCCTGTCGCTGGTCATCATCTTCCTACCCATCGCTTTCATGAGCGGCTACGCACGGCGTTATGTCAACCAGTTCGGCTGGACGATGGCTTTTTCCATCATGGTCTCGATGCTGGTGAGCTTCACCCTGACCCCGATGCTGAGCTCGAAGTTGCTGAAGCGGGTTTCCGAAAAACGCGGTGCCTCCGAGAAGGATCTCATCGCCACGCCCGAAGCGCACGGGCATACGTCGAAGGATTCCGTTTTTTTCAGCTGGATCGACCGTCATTATGGCCGCCTCCTGGAGTGGTCTCTCAGTCATCGCGGCATTGTTGTGGCGGTGCTGTTGGCGACCTTTGCGCTGACCTTTCCTCTCAACGCGGTGGTGGGACGAGACTGGATTCCGCCCGATGACCAAAGTGAACTGACGTTGCTGATGGATTTGCCGGTCGGCACTTCGATCGATGGGACGTCCAAGGTCGCTAATGAAGTGGCCAATCAGATTGCGAAACTTCCCGGCGTGGAGTTCGTCAACCCCTTCATTCACGAAGGGAACTCCAGCCACGCTCATGTCTATGTCCGGCTGGTGGACCTCTCCCGTCGAAAATTCACAAACCAGGAGATTGCCGCGGAGGTGCGCAAGCTGACGAAGGATTATCCGGACATGCGAAGCCGCGTGATGATCCCTTCGGCCTTGGGCGGGGGAGAAACATACTTTCCGCTTCGCGCCCCCATCCTGGGGCCCGATTTCAAAAGAGTGACAGAGATTGCCAAGGAAGTTGCCCTGAGGTTGCGGGCCATCCCCGGACTGCTGGACGTGGATCCGGGGATGAGCATCAACAGCCCGGAACTGCAGGTCAAGATTGACCGCCAGCGGGCCTCCGATCTGGGGGTGCGCGCCAATGATGTGGCGGGTGCGCTTCGGCTCATGATTGCCGGCGAAGATCAGATCTCCACCTACAAGGAAGGGGACGAGCAGTACGATGTCACGATGCAACTGATGCCCGAGCAGCAAAAGAATCCCGATATCCTGGCGCGATTGATGATCCCCTCTTCCAAGGTCGGACAGGTCCGCCTGGACAATGTGGCTGCCATTCAACGCGGATTGGGGCCGGCGCGAATCGAGCGATACAACCGGCAGTTCCAGGTGTCGGTGAACGGCAGCAATGCGCCCGACTTTCCCCTCGACGCCGCCGCCCGTGCAGTGGGAGAGGAGATCCGCAAGGTGGGCCTGCCTGCCGGGTACAGCTATCGCTTCACGGGCGCCGTCAAGATCCTGGATGAAACCACCAAAAACCTGATCATCGCCTTCCTGCTCGCGTCCATCTTCATGTACATGGTGCTGGCGGCCCAGTTCGAGAGCTTTCTCCACCCCTTCACCATTATGTTGAGCCTGCCCCTGTCGATCCCGTTCGCGCTACTCTCGCTGTTCCTGACGGGGCGCACCCTCAACCTCTGGAGCGCCCTGGGGGTGTTGTTGCTGCTGGGAATTGTGAAGAAAAATGGAATTCTTCAGGTGGATTATACGAATAAATTGCGGGCACAAGGACTGCCGTTGCGGGACGCGATTGTCCAGGCGAACCATGTTCGGCTGCGACCGATCCTGATGACGACGCTGTCGATTGTGGCCGGCTTGATTCCGACCGCCATTGGAATCGGGGCGGGTTCAGCCCAGCGTTCGGCCATCGCCGTCACCATCATTGGCGGCCAGACCCTGTGCTTGCTTCCAACGTTGCTGGTGACCCCGGTCGCTTATTCACTCTTTGCGGAGTTGGAGGGACGGAAGTTGTTCGTGGGTGCCGGGGCGGTTATATCAAGACTGAAATTAAGCGCGACACGGTTCTTCACGTTTTTTGTGAATTGA
- a CDS encoding efflux RND transporter periplasmic adaptor subunit produces the protein MIVLTTSVLLVFSISCSKDTPGKSNSSVQKPISARVIPVESKQIRRNIESVGSLFAYEEVTVSSEVEGRVDDVLVDVGDHVARGQAMVKVSPVELQYALDQQRAALRQARARLGLSEDGPELKDVRDAAEVKKAAADLNEADQKFRRAKAMMDQGLLPQQNFDEVESKYKSARAAYDLAVQTVENIRHQVSQYRATVALAQKKLSDSVIRAPFEGQIKTRTVTPGQYLKVQTPVMVIVNIDPLRVRLKVPEKMAAWVRANQEVTLSVEAYPDRTFSGKISRINPSVDEQTRSFEVEALIVNREGLLKPGFFVKASIPSNRVESGLFVPYSALQYVYGLYKVYTVEGNLLKERDVKIGERSGDQVEIVEGIGAADRVALPAKGQVFKDRTPIEVVP, from the coding sequence ATGATAGTTTTGACCACCAGTGTTCTATTGGTCTTCAGCATTTCATGTTCGAAGGACACCCCCGGGAAGTCGAACAGCTCTGTGCAGAAGCCCATCAGCGCCCGGGTCATTCCGGTTGAATCGAAGCAGATCCGGCGAAACATTGAATCGGTCGGCTCCTTGTTCGCCTACGAGGAGGTCACGGTCAGTTCCGAAGTCGAGGGGCGGGTTGATGATGTGCTGGTGGACGTCGGCGATCACGTGGCACGCGGTCAGGCCATGGTCAAGGTGTCGCCTGTTGAACTCCAGTATGCGCTCGACCAGCAACGTGCTGCGTTGCGCCAAGCGCGTGCCCGGCTGGGTCTTTCCGAAGATGGCCCGGAGCTGAAAGATGTCCGTGATGCGGCCGAGGTCAAGAAGGCGGCGGCCGATCTGAATGAAGCGGACCAGAAGTTCCGCCGCGCCAAGGCCATGATGGACCAGGGCCTGCTTCCCCAACAGAACTTCGACGAAGTGGAGTCCAAGTACAAGTCCGCCCGCGCCGCTTATGATCTCGCGGTCCAAACCGTCGAAAATATCAGGCACCAGGTCTCCCAGTACCGCGCGACCGTCGCCCTGGCGCAAAAGAAATTGTCGGATTCGGTCATCCGGGCCCCCTTCGAAGGACAGATCAAGACGCGCACCGTGACACCCGGACAGTATCTGAAAGTCCAGACGCCCGTGATGGTGATTGTGAACATTGATCCCCTGCGCGTCCGTCTGAAGGTCCCCGAAAAGATGGCTGCGTGGGTCAGAGCAAACCAGGAGGTCACCCTCTCCGTGGAGGCTTACCCCGACCGGACTTTTTCCGGAAAGATATCGCGGATCAATCCTTCCGTGGACGAGCAAACCCGTTCCTTCGAAGTGGAAGCTTTGATCGTCAATCGGGAGGGACTTCTCAAGCCGGGGTTCTTCGTCAAGGCCAGCATTCCTTCCAATCGCGTCGAAAGCGGTCTATTCGTGCCTTACAGCGCGCTGCAATATGTCTACGGGCTTTACAAGGTCTATACGGTCGAGGGGAATCTGCTCAAAGAAAGGGACGTGAAAATCGGCGAGCGGAGCGGCGACCAGGTGGAGATTGTCGAGGGGATCGGTGCGGCGGATCGCGTGGCACTTCCGGCAAAGGGCCAGGTCTTCAAGGATCGAACCCCGATCGAAGTGGTTCCTTAG